The Methanosarcinales archaeon genome has a window encoding:
- a CDS encoding fumarylacetoacetate hydrolase family protein translates to MIGRFKFEDQIFTGKINDGKVIVKQDLYFDTYNLEDLQLLPPTNPSKIICVGLNYIDHAKELKMSLPDHPIIFLKPPSSIIGDGDNIVYPPNSQVLDYEAELAVVISKHCKNVLTKKVKDVILGFTCFNDVTARDLQKIDNQWTRAKCFDTFAPIGPYIIEPNKINLGDAFIKTRVNGKIRQNSNINNMIFDVPFLIEFISNIMTLEEGDIIATGTPAGVGPLHIGDTVEIEIQGIGILKNHVVS, encoded by the coding sequence ATGATCGGCAGATTCAAATTTGAAGATCAGATATTTACAGGGAAAATAAATGATGGTAAAGTCATAGTAAAGCAGGACCTATACTTTGATACATATAACCTTGAAGACCTGCAACTACTCCCGCCAACAAACCCCAGTAAGATCATCTGTGTGGGATTGAATTATATTGATCATGCTAAAGAATTGAAAATGTCACTGCCTGATCATCCTATAATATTCTTAAAACCCCCTTCGTCCATTATAGGGGATGGAGATAATATTGTATATCCACCAAACAGCCAGGTGCTGGATTACGAAGCTGAACTTGCTGTAGTGATCAGTAAACATTGTAAAAATGTTCTGACAAAAAAGGTAAAAGACGTTATACTGGGATTTACCTGTTTCAATGATGTTACTGCCCGGGATCTCCAGAAAATAGATAACCAGTGGACCAGGGCAAAATGTTTTGATACATTTGCACCCATCGGCCCGTATATTATCGAACCCAATAAGATCAACCTAGGTGATGCTTTTATAAAAACCAGGGTCAATGGCAAGATCAGACAGAATTCCAATATAAATAATATGATCTTCGATGTTCCATTCCTTATTGAATTTATTTCCAACATAATGACATTGGAGGAAGGTGACATTATTGCCACAGGAACACCCGCAGGTGTTGGCCCCCTCCACATCGGTGATACAGTAGAAATCGAAATTCAGGGTATTGGTATATTAAAAAATCATGTGGTCAGTTAA
- a CDS encoding dihydroorotate dehydrogenase electron transfer subunit, whose translation MRPMDAVITEVIRETPSITTLKTDLELDATPGQFVMVWVRGVDEIPMALSFSNGITVQKVGDATSALSDMHVGDSIGIRGPFGKGFEITGNRIMIIAGGVGGAPLLPLAEHAQDIEVHTLIGAKTSKELLFEDRFSKYGAVSVATDDGSKGYHGFLTGLMSMYDLEDFDQFYVCGPELMMRGVLDILHGLECRSQFSLHRYFKCGIGVCGACVIDPLGLRVCKDGPVFTGDILIESELGKYHRDATGRKIKL comes from the coding sequence ATGAGACCAATGGATGCCGTAATTACAGAAGTTATCAGGGAGACTCCCTCAATAACCACCCTAAAAACCGATCTTGAACTTGATGCCACCCCTGGTCAGTTCGTTATGGTCTGGGTCAGGGGAGTGGATGAAATCCCGATGGCATTATCATTTTCGAATGGTATTACTGTGCAGAAGGTCGGTGATGCAACCTCCGCGCTTTCAGATATGCATGTGGGTGATAGTATAGGTATCAGGGGTCCCTTCGGGAAGGGATTTGAAATAACTGGAAACAGAATAATGATCATTGCAGGAGGGGTGGGCGGTGCACCATTATTACCACTGGCAGAACATGCACAGGATATTGAAGTGCACACCTTGATCGGGGCTAAGACCTCAAAAGAACTGCTTTTTGAAGATCGATTCTCAAAATATGGTGCCGTGAGTGTGGCTACCGATGATGGGAGTAAAGGGTATCATGGTTTTCTTACCGGGCTTATGTCGATGTACGACCTGGAAGATTTTGACCAGTTCTATGTGTGCGGTCCAGAATTGATGATGAGAGGAGTGCTGGATATTCTACACGGCCTTGAATGCAGATCACAGTTTAGTCTTCACAGATATTTCAAATGCGGGATTGGAGTATGCGGAGCATGTGTAATTGACCCGCTGGGTTTGCGGGTGTGCAAGGATGGACCTGTTTTTACGGGAGATATTCTTATTGAAAGTGAGTTGGGGAAATACCACAGGGATGCCACCGGAAGAAAGATAAAATTATGA
- a CDS encoding PGF-pre-PGF domain-containing protein yields the protein MYRFHNSEWQPLMTTYNGIESSYYQYSVHTPGLSSFAIVVPHVSTDVDISQSTSDTGATDEENSN from the coding sequence ATGTATAGGTTCCACAATAGCGAATGGCAGCCCCTTATGACTACTTATAATGGGATTGAGAGTAGTTACTATCAGTATTCAGTACATACACCAGGATTGTCTTCTTTCGCAATAGTAGTACCTCATGTGTCAACAGATGTAGATATTTCACAATCAACTTCAGATACGGGTGCAACCGATGAAGAAAATTCGAATTGA
- a CDS encoding AI-2E family transporter, with translation MINSLARKRFILLVLIIVIAASLLVIYLSWPFLNVIILSLFSAYVLRPLDRTLRKITKIQSQRISAILTIVVVAAIFSAVFLNIIFILGYELARFQPIVMEYDVNAVINSAMELLDNYIPDSIQENMRNSLSSSVSNAIAFIITNLQQFVVNFISDLAIITLQLVVVIFMVYYLLIDGDNILHTFIEILPSNRVNIVKDFLDHLDSIYNSLFNVYLIVCILTGIIGAIGLTLLRVPYPAMWGAIIAILALLPIVGPGTFYIPASIFYFLTNQPVKAVILLIFGWLFLETIPGNIIRPRLMMQRGHIHPIITLLAFTAPLFVVGAIGIIVGPAAYGFMLAVYRTYMGFEVENKQENKEENESDDID, from the coding sequence ATGATTAATTCACTTGCACGCAAACGTTTCATATTACTTGTTTTGATCATAGTGATAGCTGCATCTCTATTGGTCATATATCTTTCATGGCCATTCCTAAATGTAATAATTCTGAGTCTATTTAGTGCTTATGTGCTCCGTCCTCTCGATAGGACTCTGCGAAAAATTACAAAGATACAAAGCCAAAGGATCTCGGCGATTCTGACTATCGTTGTAGTAGCCGCAATTTTTTCAGCTGTTTTTCTGAACATCATATTCATACTAGGCTACGAACTCGCAAGATTCCAGCCTATAGTGATGGAATATGATGTGAATGCAGTCATCAATAGTGCAATGGAATTGCTTGATAATTATATTCCTGATTCGATCCAGGAAAATATGAGAAACAGTCTTTCATCTTCTGTCTCTAACGCTATCGCTTTCATAATTACCAATCTCCAGCAATTTGTAGTGAATTTTATTTCTGATCTGGCGATTATCACCCTGCAACTTGTAGTAGTTATATTTATGGTATATTACCTGTTAATTGACGGAGATAACATATTACATACATTTATCGAGATCTTACCATCAAACAGGGTAAATATTGTTAAAGATTTTCTTGACCATCTGGACAGCATTTATAACAGCCTGTTCAACGTTTATCTAATAGTCTGCATTCTAACAGGTATTATCGGGGCTATAGGTCTTACACTATTAAGAGTTCCTTATCCAGCCATGTGGGGTGCTATTATTGCCATCCTGGCTTTATTGCCCATTGTCGGACCAGGTACCTTCTATATACCGGCGTCCATTTTCTATTTCCTAACCAATCAGCCGGTCAAAGCTGTGATATTGCTAATTTTTGGCTGGTTGTTCCTTGAAACCATCCCCGGAAATATAATTAGACCCAGACTAATGATGCAGCGTGGACATATACATCCAATTATTACTCTACTTGCATTTACTGCACCCCTTTTTGTTGTAGGAGCCATTGGAATTATTGTCGGCCCGGCAGCATACGGTTTCATGCTTGCAGTATATAGGACATATATGGGTTTTGAAGTGGAAAATAAGCAGGAAAATAAAGAAGAAAACGAATCCGATGACATTGATTAA